The following proteins are co-located in the Camelina sativa cultivar DH55 chromosome 12, Cs, whole genome shotgun sequence genome:
- the LOC104730881 gene encoding nardilysin-like isoform X1, with protein sequence MISVCISVRLRMSIVLTNLNPLTYCGLLAVSLSSPLVSPFDHSDSMALEEVEAPPGSKKVINSIRLDNGLKAILISEDGIGTAAAAMLVRSGSFRDPRDAQGLAHLLEHMVFDGSDEYPDGNELSRFTTQFSKLFIHPQLKADVMVREIELLDSEFQLHRSDDMTRLEQLIASTAHKNLPFTKFSWGNKKSLSGNDFLHDQLLSMFKTYFVGASMNLVVHGSANISYYYTLEQSISGDYTHLSCNRQSVLDLLSFFTNSNMSLDFVDKSLDEGECLVESWFNSYYKQTKIPSTITGEWRLRFHANQRFQFPPKNNFLPSLSPNEDHLMIENDNEPLVHKSHIKLWHLPDNDEVPSVSFIVYPALSSELKNQLMVHLYVNHLKDSLSEILYQGGEANFETSILIFEKINIEFKVSGFKENLFNYISEIWKQFKSFTHPYETTFEMVKELVENLLKKSVLEVSGYSNNLMLQEVTESCYDIDQMLKSLSSISYDDFVQFIPHMSSKMFIEGLFKGDISKDESLHMSHLFEESVEIPCDQEYIHIPRGTNTKNVRVQVNSDINSYAEVTFQIGYEKFSAKKTAILKLFHAMIDHNLQDQLSAKEKLGYRVGSNVDFRYGINRFVINITSSVYDPAYLLSRIYNYVKTLEVSLEEVHEDTFKGHIEFLVQTCPDHDGDGDDLWDQITEKRFCQGFNKNLISELKEIRKKDVVRFVKKYLIASSSHSRILEVCIWGCKTSFPTSSV encoded by the exons atgatttCAGTTTGTATTTCGGTCCGGTTAAGAATGTCAATTGTATTGACAAACCTAAATCCTTTGACCTACTGTGGACTTCTCGCCGTTAGTCTCTCTTCTCCACTTGTCTCGCCGTTCGACCACA GTGATAGTATGGCCTTGGAAGAAGTTGAAGCGCCCCCGGGAAGCAAGAAAGTAATCAATTCCATCCGTCTAGATAATGGACTGAAAGCTATTCTCATTTCAGAGGATGGTATAGGTACAGCCGCTGCAGCGATGCTGGTTAGAAGCGGATCTTTTCGAGATCCGCGGGATGCTCAAGGTTTGGCGCATCTTCTAGAACACATGGTTTTTGATGGATCAGACGAATATCCAGACGGGAACGAG CTATCCCGATTTACGACTCA GTTTTCAAAGCTATTTATTCATCCGCAACTGAAAGCTGACGTTATGGTTCGTGAGATCGAACTACTGGATTCAG AATTTCAATTACATAGGTCAGATGACATGACACGTCTTGAGCAGCTCATTGCATCTACAGCCCACAAGAATCTTCCCTTTACAAAGTTTTCATGGG GCAACAAAAAGTCCCTTTCTGGAAATGACTTTCTCCATGACCAACTTTTGAGTATGTTCAAAACGTATTTTGTGGGTGCTTCAATGAATCTTGTGGTGCATGGATCAG cCAACATAAGTTATTATTATACATTGGAGCAATCTATTTCTGGAGATTATACTCATCTCTCTTGCAACCGCCAATCAGTTTTAGACCTTCTgagtttttttacaaattcaaaTATGAGCCTTGATTTCGTTGATAAATCACTTGATGAAGGAG AATGCTTAGTGGAATCGTGGTTCAACTCCTACTACAAACAAACGAAAATTCCATCTACCATTACTGGTGAATGGCGGCTTCGATTTCATGCAAATCAGCGTTTTCAGTTTCCCCCCAAGAACAACTTTCTTCCGTCTCTCTCTCCAAATGAGGATCATCTTATGATTGAGAATGATAATGAGCCTTTAGTTCACAAGTCGCATATTAAATTATGGCATTTACCTGACAACGATGAAGTGCCAAGTGTTAGTTTCATTGTTTATCCTGCTTTGTCCTCTGAGTTGAAGAATCAACTAATGGTTCACTTGTATGTGAATCATCTAAAAGATTCTTTGTCAGAAATCTTATACCAA GGAGGAGAAGCGAATTTTGAAACATCAATATTGATTTTTGAGAAAATCAATATTGAATTCAAAGTCAGTGGCTTTAAAGAAAATCTGTTCAACTACATCTCTGAGATTTGGAAGCAATTCAAATCATTTACCCATCCATACGAAACCACCTTTGAG ATGGTAAAAGAGCTAGTGGAGAATCTTCTGAAGAAGAGCGTTCTGGAAGTTTCTGGTTATTCTAACAACTTGATGTTACAAGAAGTAACAGAATCATGTTATGACATTGATCAGATGTTGAAATCTCTGTCTTCAATCTCGTATGATGATTTTGTTCAGTTCATCCCTCATATGTCTTCCAAG ATGTTCATTGAGGGTCTATTCAAAGGAGATATATCTAAAGATGAATCTTTACACATGTCCCATTTATTTGAAGAGAGTGTAGAAATTCCTTGTGATCAGGAATATATACATATTCCTCGTGGCACCAATACAAAGAATGTCAGAGTTCAAGTTAATTCTGATATCAATTCTTATGCCGAG GTTACTTTCCAAATTGGATATGAGAAGTTCTCTGCCAAGAAAACAGCAATATTAAAGTTGTTCCACGCAATGATAGACCATAACTTACAAGATCAACTAAG TGCAAAAGAGAAACTTGGATACCGTGTTGGTAGCAATGTTGATTTTAGGTATGGAATCAACCGATTCGTAATCAACATTACTTCTTCAGTGTACGACCCTGCATATTTGCTAAGTCGTATATACAATTATGTAAAGACTCTTGAAGTATCTCTG GAAGAGGTTCATGAAGATACCTTTAAAGGCCACATAGAGTTCTTGGTTCAGACATGCCCAGATCATGATGGGGATGGGGATGATCTGTGGGATCAGATTACTGAGAAAAG ATTCTGTCAAGGCTTCAATAAGAATCTAATCTCTGAATTAaaagagataagaaagaaagatgttGTCCGCTTTGTCAAAAAGTACTTGATAGCATCATCCAGTCATAGCCGTATACTTGAGGTATGTATTTGGGGGTGCAAGACTTCCTTCCCCACATCTTCTGTATGA
- the LOC104730881 gene encoding nardilysin-like isoform X2 — protein sequence MALEEVEAPPGSKKVINSIRLDNGLKAILISEDGIGTAAAAMLVRSGSFRDPRDAQGLAHLLEHMVFDGSDEYPDGNELSRFTTQFSKLFIHPQLKADVMVREIELLDSEFQLHRSDDMTRLEQLIASTAHKNLPFTKFSWGNKKSLSGNDFLHDQLLSMFKTYFVGASMNLVVHGSANISYYYTLEQSISGDYTHLSCNRQSVLDLLSFFTNSNMSLDFVDKSLDEGECLVESWFNSYYKQTKIPSTITGEWRLRFHANQRFQFPPKNNFLPSLSPNEDHLMIENDNEPLVHKSHIKLWHLPDNDEVPSVSFIVYPALSSELKNQLMVHLYVNHLKDSLSEILYQGGEANFETSILIFEKINIEFKVSGFKENLFNYISEIWKQFKSFTHPYETTFEMVKELVENLLKKSVLEVSGYSNNLMLQEVTESCYDIDQMLKSLSSISYDDFVQFIPHMSSKMFIEGLFKGDISKDESLHMSHLFEESVEIPCDQEYIHIPRGTNTKNVRVQVNSDINSYAEVTFQIGYEKFSAKKTAILKLFHAMIDHNLQDQLSAKEKLGYRVGSNVDFRYGINRFVINITSSVYDPAYLLSRIYNYVKTLEVSLEEVHEDTFKGHIEFLVQTCPDHDGDGDDLWDQITEKRFCQGFNKNLISELKEIRKKDVVRFVKKYLIASSSHSRILEVCIWGCKTSFPTSSV from the exons ATGGCCTTGGAAGAAGTTGAAGCGCCCCCGGGAAGCAAGAAAGTAATCAATTCCATCCGTCTAGATAATGGACTGAAAGCTATTCTCATTTCAGAGGATGGTATAGGTACAGCCGCTGCAGCGATGCTGGTTAGAAGCGGATCTTTTCGAGATCCGCGGGATGCTCAAGGTTTGGCGCATCTTCTAGAACACATGGTTTTTGATGGATCAGACGAATATCCAGACGGGAACGAG CTATCCCGATTTACGACTCA GTTTTCAAAGCTATTTATTCATCCGCAACTGAAAGCTGACGTTATGGTTCGTGAGATCGAACTACTGGATTCAG AATTTCAATTACATAGGTCAGATGACATGACACGTCTTGAGCAGCTCATTGCATCTACAGCCCACAAGAATCTTCCCTTTACAAAGTTTTCATGGG GCAACAAAAAGTCCCTTTCTGGAAATGACTTTCTCCATGACCAACTTTTGAGTATGTTCAAAACGTATTTTGTGGGTGCTTCAATGAATCTTGTGGTGCATGGATCAG cCAACATAAGTTATTATTATACATTGGAGCAATCTATTTCTGGAGATTATACTCATCTCTCTTGCAACCGCCAATCAGTTTTAGACCTTCTgagtttttttacaaattcaaaTATGAGCCTTGATTTCGTTGATAAATCACTTGATGAAGGAG AATGCTTAGTGGAATCGTGGTTCAACTCCTACTACAAACAAACGAAAATTCCATCTACCATTACTGGTGAATGGCGGCTTCGATTTCATGCAAATCAGCGTTTTCAGTTTCCCCCCAAGAACAACTTTCTTCCGTCTCTCTCTCCAAATGAGGATCATCTTATGATTGAGAATGATAATGAGCCTTTAGTTCACAAGTCGCATATTAAATTATGGCATTTACCTGACAACGATGAAGTGCCAAGTGTTAGTTTCATTGTTTATCCTGCTTTGTCCTCTGAGTTGAAGAATCAACTAATGGTTCACTTGTATGTGAATCATCTAAAAGATTCTTTGTCAGAAATCTTATACCAA GGAGGAGAAGCGAATTTTGAAACATCAATATTGATTTTTGAGAAAATCAATATTGAATTCAAAGTCAGTGGCTTTAAAGAAAATCTGTTCAACTACATCTCTGAGATTTGGAAGCAATTCAAATCATTTACCCATCCATACGAAACCACCTTTGAG ATGGTAAAAGAGCTAGTGGAGAATCTTCTGAAGAAGAGCGTTCTGGAAGTTTCTGGTTATTCTAACAACTTGATGTTACAAGAAGTAACAGAATCATGTTATGACATTGATCAGATGTTGAAATCTCTGTCTTCAATCTCGTATGATGATTTTGTTCAGTTCATCCCTCATATGTCTTCCAAG ATGTTCATTGAGGGTCTATTCAAAGGAGATATATCTAAAGATGAATCTTTACACATGTCCCATTTATTTGAAGAGAGTGTAGAAATTCCTTGTGATCAGGAATATATACATATTCCTCGTGGCACCAATACAAAGAATGTCAGAGTTCAAGTTAATTCTGATATCAATTCTTATGCCGAG GTTACTTTCCAAATTGGATATGAGAAGTTCTCTGCCAAGAAAACAGCAATATTAAAGTTGTTCCACGCAATGATAGACCATAACTTACAAGATCAACTAAG TGCAAAAGAGAAACTTGGATACCGTGTTGGTAGCAATGTTGATTTTAGGTATGGAATCAACCGATTCGTAATCAACATTACTTCTTCAGTGTACGACCCTGCATATTTGCTAAGTCGTATATACAATTATGTAAAGACTCTTGAAGTATCTCTG GAAGAGGTTCATGAAGATACCTTTAAAGGCCACATAGAGTTCTTGGTTCAGACATGCCCAGATCATGATGGGGATGGGGATGATCTGTGGGATCAGATTACTGAGAAAAG ATTCTGTCAAGGCTTCAATAAGAATCTAATCTCTGAATTAaaagagataagaaagaaagatgttGTCCGCTTTGTCAAAAAGTACTTGATAGCATCATCCAGTCATAGCCGTATACTTGAGGTATGTATTTGGGGGTGCAAGACTTCCTTCCCCACATCTTCTGTATGA
- the LOC104730881 gene encoding nardilysin-like isoform X3: protein MDQTNIQTGTRFSKLFIHPQLKADVMVREIELLDSEFQLHRSDDMTRLEQLIASTAHKNLPFTKFSWGNKKSLSGNDFLHDQLLSMFKTYFVGASMNLVVHGSANISYYYTLEQSISGDYTHLSCNRQSVLDLLSFFTNSNMSLDFVDKSLDEGECLVESWFNSYYKQTKIPSTITGEWRLRFHANQRFQFPPKNNFLPSLSPNEDHLMIENDNEPLVHKSHIKLWHLPDNDEVPSVSFIVYPALSSELKNQLMVHLYVNHLKDSLSEILYQGGEANFETSILIFEKINIEFKVSGFKENLFNYISEIWKQFKSFTHPYETTFEMVKELVENLLKKSVLEVSGYSNNLMLQEVTESCYDIDQMLKSLSSISYDDFVQFIPHMSSKMFIEGLFKGDISKDESLHMSHLFEESVEIPCDQEYIHIPRGTNTKNVRVQVNSDINSYAEVTFQIGYEKFSAKKTAILKLFHAMIDHNLQDQLSAKEKLGYRVGSNVDFRYGINRFVINITSSVYDPAYLLSRIYNYVKTLEVSLEEVHEDTFKGHIEFLVQTCPDHDGDGDDLWDQITEKRFCQGFNKNLISELKEIRKKDVVRFVKKYLIASSSHSRILEVCIWGCKTSFPTSSV, encoded by the exons ATGGATCAGACGAATATCCAGACGGGAACGAG GTTTTCAAAGCTATTTATTCATCCGCAACTGAAAGCTGACGTTATGGTTCGTGAGATCGAACTACTGGATTCAG AATTTCAATTACATAGGTCAGATGACATGACACGTCTTGAGCAGCTCATTGCATCTACAGCCCACAAGAATCTTCCCTTTACAAAGTTTTCATGGG GCAACAAAAAGTCCCTTTCTGGAAATGACTTTCTCCATGACCAACTTTTGAGTATGTTCAAAACGTATTTTGTGGGTGCTTCAATGAATCTTGTGGTGCATGGATCAG cCAACATAAGTTATTATTATACATTGGAGCAATCTATTTCTGGAGATTATACTCATCTCTCTTGCAACCGCCAATCAGTTTTAGACCTTCTgagtttttttacaaattcaaaTATGAGCCTTGATTTCGTTGATAAATCACTTGATGAAGGAG AATGCTTAGTGGAATCGTGGTTCAACTCCTACTACAAACAAACGAAAATTCCATCTACCATTACTGGTGAATGGCGGCTTCGATTTCATGCAAATCAGCGTTTTCAGTTTCCCCCCAAGAACAACTTTCTTCCGTCTCTCTCTCCAAATGAGGATCATCTTATGATTGAGAATGATAATGAGCCTTTAGTTCACAAGTCGCATATTAAATTATGGCATTTACCTGACAACGATGAAGTGCCAAGTGTTAGTTTCATTGTTTATCCTGCTTTGTCCTCTGAGTTGAAGAATCAACTAATGGTTCACTTGTATGTGAATCATCTAAAAGATTCTTTGTCAGAAATCTTATACCAA GGAGGAGAAGCGAATTTTGAAACATCAATATTGATTTTTGAGAAAATCAATATTGAATTCAAAGTCAGTGGCTTTAAAGAAAATCTGTTCAACTACATCTCTGAGATTTGGAAGCAATTCAAATCATTTACCCATCCATACGAAACCACCTTTGAG ATGGTAAAAGAGCTAGTGGAGAATCTTCTGAAGAAGAGCGTTCTGGAAGTTTCTGGTTATTCTAACAACTTGATGTTACAAGAAGTAACAGAATCATGTTATGACATTGATCAGATGTTGAAATCTCTGTCTTCAATCTCGTATGATGATTTTGTTCAGTTCATCCCTCATATGTCTTCCAAG ATGTTCATTGAGGGTCTATTCAAAGGAGATATATCTAAAGATGAATCTTTACACATGTCCCATTTATTTGAAGAGAGTGTAGAAATTCCTTGTGATCAGGAATATATACATATTCCTCGTGGCACCAATACAAAGAATGTCAGAGTTCAAGTTAATTCTGATATCAATTCTTATGCCGAG GTTACTTTCCAAATTGGATATGAGAAGTTCTCTGCCAAGAAAACAGCAATATTAAAGTTGTTCCACGCAATGATAGACCATAACTTACAAGATCAACTAAG TGCAAAAGAGAAACTTGGATACCGTGTTGGTAGCAATGTTGATTTTAGGTATGGAATCAACCGATTCGTAATCAACATTACTTCTTCAGTGTACGACCCTGCATATTTGCTAAGTCGTATATACAATTATGTAAAGACTCTTGAAGTATCTCTG GAAGAGGTTCATGAAGATACCTTTAAAGGCCACATAGAGTTCTTGGTTCAGACATGCCCAGATCATGATGGGGATGGGGATGATCTGTGGGATCAGATTACTGAGAAAAG ATTCTGTCAAGGCTTCAATAAGAATCTAATCTCTGAATTAaaagagataagaaagaaagatgttGTCCGCTTTGTCAAAAAGTACTTGATAGCATCATCCAGTCATAGCCGTATACTTGAGGTATGTATTTGGGGGTGCAAGACTTCCTTCCCCACATCTTCTGTATGA
- the LOC109128116 gene encoding uncharacterized protein LOC109128116: MQIKIALTPEKKEVAKVEPDVGKERKMRKMIMLNELEELTSTVDRKKKQAKKILAKRRAKDKTRKATGPQMDVLEDGYVDDHDFFSLSAIKVLHFCIRSLQ; the protein is encoded by the exons ATGCAAATCAAGATAGCTCTGACCCCTGAAAAAAAGGAAGTTGCTAAAGTAGAACCTGATGTGGGAAAGGAAAGGAAGATGAGGAAAATGATAATGCTGAATGAATTGGAAGAGCTGACAAGCACAGTTGACCGCAAGAAGAAACAAGCAAAGAAGATTCTTGCAAAACGAAGGGCTAAG GATAAGACGCGGAAGGCGACTGGTCCACAGATGGATGTACTGGAAGATGGTTATGTCGACGACCAtgactttttctctctttctgctATCAAGGTACTTCATTTTTGTATCCGATCTCTGcaatga